Proteins encoded by one window of Cryptosporangium minutisporangium:
- a CDS encoding NADPH:quinone oxidoreductase family protein — MRAVHITSLAGPTALEVVEVAEPAAGPDSVVIDVHVAGVTFPEVLQSRGEYQVKPPLPFIPGSEVAGVIRSAPEGSGLEPGQRVAAFPALGGFAEVVATQPGMVFPLPDAVSFEVGASLPMNYLTVHFGLVRRGQLRSGDTVLVHGAAGGIGTAAVQLASALGARVIAVVSSAEKTEAAKAAGADEVVLADGFKDAVKGLTGGRGVDIVVDPVGGDRFTDSLRSLAREGRLLVIGFTGGEIPQVKVNRLLLNNISVVGVGWGAFWMPQPSYLQEQWAELLPLLEAGKLDPVLGRSFPLVGASDALLELDERRATGKVLLTVR, encoded by the coding sequence CGAGGTCGCGGAGCCGGCGGCCGGCCCGGACTCGGTCGTCATCGACGTCCACGTCGCCGGAGTGACGTTCCCGGAGGTCCTGCAGAGTCGTGGCGAGTACCAGGTGAAGCCGCCACTGCCGTTCATTCCGGGCTCCGAGGTGGCCGGCGTGATCCGGTCGGCGCCCGAGGGATCCGGCCTGGAGCCGGGGCAGCGCGTCGCGGCCTTCCCCGCTCTGGGCGGGTTCGCCGAGGTGGTGGCCACGCAGCCGGGCATGGTCTTTCCGCTGCCCGACGCCGTGTCGTTCGAGGTCGGGGCGTCGCTGCCGATGAACTACTTGACCGTGCACTTCGGTCTGGTCCGCCGCGGACAGCTCCGGTCCGGCGACACCGTGCTGGTGCACGGGGCAGCGGGCGGTATCGGCACCGCCGCGGTGCAGCTGGCGAGCGCTCTCGGCGCACGCGTGATCGCGGTGGTGTCCTCGGCCGAGAAGACCGAGGCGGCGAAGGCGGCGGGCGCCGACGAGGTGGTGCTCGCGGACGGCTTCAAGGACGCGGTGAAGGGGCTCACCGGCGGACGGGGCGTCGACATCGTCGTGGACCCCGTCGGCGGTGACCGCTTCACCGACTCGTTGCGCAGCCTCGCGCGGGAGGGGCGCCTGCTCGTCATCGGCTTCACCGGTGGGGAGATCCCGCAGGTCAAGGTCAACCGCCTGCTGCTGAACAACATCAGCGTGGTCGGCGTGGGGTGGGGCGCGTTCTGGATGCCGCAGCCGTCCTACCTGCAGGAGCAGTGGGCCGAGCTGCTGCCGCTGCTGGAGGCGGGGAAGCTCGACCCCGTCCTCGGCCGGTCGTTCCCGCTGGTGGGCGCGAGCGACGCGCTGCTCGAACTCGACGAGCGGCGGGCGACCGGCAAGGTGCTGCTCACGGTCCGCTGA
- a CDS encoding serine/threonine-protein kinase: MHRPPDVPGYLIRDVLGSGGCATVYLATQVVVGRDVAVKIDNRTLSTDRDRRRFYREVNAAGRLSEHPHVIGLYDAGTLPDGRPYLVMELCTGGSLATVLRRRGGLPPDEVHDMGVGLADALGAAHGLGVLHRDLKPGNILVNRYGMVGLADFGLASIITADTEQSATLESLTPAYAPPEAFALAEPAPTADVYSFGATLYALLNGRPARFPETGSPSLVSIVRMHDEPLPLLPWVPPPLMGIVERAMAPNPADRYPDGDALRSALTRASVSVPTGPGVRTSAASREYATGGPVAAPPARPFSSTPTGQPFSSANSVSVGFTGPGSSGDLGGTGGRGGPAGPPTGAPITGGGGPAAPGPVPPRRRGALVAAVAAAAAVVLVALIAGVAWTFGPWQGDDPDTNARPSASEAAADDSGVRVEGVDYGVETTTANCPAAARGARCVVEPECWSGMVVIVGQVTIERLSCDDLHQWETFAIAPLPQDALTSSQKTLAAHPTVRALCTDELLRASVRRPAAGEWQVDVLPPSEQAFADGARVYRCVAAVINPDTDGTTGSAFTA, from the coding sequence GTGCATCGGCCGCCCGACGTTCCTGGCTACCTCATCCGCGATGTCCTCGGCTCGGGTGGCTGCGCGACCGTCTATCTGGCGACCCAGGTCGTCGTCGGGCGCGACGTCGCGGTGAAGATCGACAACCGGACGCTGAGCACCGATCGGGACCGTCGCCGGTTCTACCGGGAAGTGAACGCCGCCGGTCGGCTCTCGGAGCACCCGCACGTCATCGGCTTGTACGACGCCGGCACGCTGCCGGACGGGCGTCCCTACCTCGTGATGGAGCTGTGCACCGGCGGATCGCTCGCCACCGTGCTCCGGCGGCGCGGCGGTCTGCCGCCCGACGAGGTCCACGACATGGGCGTCGGGCTCGCGGACGCGCTCGGCGCCGCCCACGGCCTCGGCGTCCTGCACCGTGACCTCAAGCCGGGGAACATCCTGGTCAACCGGTACGGCATGGTGGGTCTCGCGGACTTCGGGCTCGCGTCGATCATCACCGCCGACACTGAGCAGTCCGCGACGCTGGAGTCGCTGACACCGGCGTACGCGCCGCCCGAGGCGTTCGCGCTGGCCGAGCCGGCGCCGACCGCGGACGTCTACTCGTTCGGCGCGACGCTGTACGCGCTGCTCAACGGCCGGCCGGCACGGTTTCCGGAGACGGGATCGCCCAGTCTGGTGTCGATCGTGCGGATGCACGACGAGCCGCTCCCGCTCTTGCCGTGGGTTCCGCCGCCGTTGATGGGTATCGTCGAGCGGGCGATGGCACCGAACCCCGCGGATCGGTACCCCGACGGCGACGCGCTGCGCAGCGCGCTGACCCGGGCGTCGGTGAGCGTCCCGACCGGGCCGGGTGTCCGCACCTCTGCGGCGTCCCGGGAGTACGCCACCGGCGGCCCGGTGGCCGCGCCGCCTGCGCGGCCGTTCTCTTCGACGCCGACCGGGCAGCCGTTCTCGTCCGCGAACTCCGTCTCGGTGGGCTTCACCGGCCCGGGCAGTTCGGGTGATCTGGGCGGGACGGGTGGCCGGGGCGGTCCGGCCGGACCGCCGACCGGCGCGCCGATCACCGGCGGGGGTGGTCCGGCCGCGCCGGGTCCGGTTCCGCCGCGTCGGCGTGGTGCCCTGGTCGCCGCGGTGGCGGCGGCAGCGGCGGTCGTACTCGTCGCGTTGATCGCCGGTGTCGCGTGGACGTTCGGGCCGTGGCAGGGCGACGATCCGGACACCAACGCGCGTCCGTCCGCGTCGGAGGCCGCTGCCGACGATTCCGGCGTTCGCGTCGAGGGCGTCGACTACGGGGTCGAGACGACGACGGCGAACTGTCCGGCCGCTGCGCGCGGCGCCCGCTGCGTCGTCGAGCCGGAGTGCTGGTCGGGCATGGTGGTGATCGTCGGCCAGGTGACGATCGAGCGCCTGTCCTGTGACGACCTGCACCAGTGGGAGACGTTCGCGATCGCGCCACTTCCCCAGGACGCGTTGACGTCCAGTCAGAAGACCCTCGCCGCGCATCCGACGGTCCGCGCACTCTGCACCGACGAGTTGCTGCGGGCCTCCGTCCGTCGCCCGGCGGCCGGGGAGTGGCAAGTCGACGTGCTCCCGCCGAGCGAGCAGGCTTTCGCGGACGGCGCACGGGTGTACCGCTGCGTCGCCGCGGTGATCAACCCCGACACCGACGGCACCACCGGCAGCGCGTTCACCGCCTGA
- a CDS encoding DUF6318 family protein, which produces MTGEWYRMTRAAQMVALAALTVVTLAGCGGAEPESGSIADEVPTTSSAPPTPPALRPAAKRHDREGAAEFARYWFALLGYSFRTGDAAPLRQASDRDCAVCNQALTIIRDGYTGGASLEGGRYTVREARALETSGSVALTVVVTYDRTPRSRTTPLGGSTKELDGAGYADCDLRLRWTGSAWKVNGVDATEPVV; this is translated from the coding sequence ATGACCGGGGAGTGGTACCGCATGACTCGCGCTGCCCAGATGGTCGCCCTCGCGGCGCTGACCGTGGTGACGTTGGCAGGATGCGGCGGCGCCGAGCCGGAGTCCGGCTCGATCGCCGACGAGGTGCCGACGACGTCGAGCGCACCACCGACACCCCCGGCGCTGCGGCCCGCCGCCAAGCGGCACGACCGCGAGGGCGCCGCGGAGTTCGCTCGCTACTGGTTCGCGCTCCTCGGCTACAGCTTCCGGACCGGTGACGCGGCGCCCCTCCGCCAGGCCAGCGACCGCGACTGCGCGGTCTGCAATCAGGCGCTCACGATCATCCGTGACGGTTACACCGGTGGCGCCTCCCTGGAGGGCGGTAGGTACACCGTCCGGGAGGCGCGTGCCCTCGAGACGTCCGGCAGCGTGGCGCTCACCGTCGTGGTGACCTACGACCGCACACCCCGGAGCCGCACGACCCCGCTGGGTGGGTCGACGAAGGAGCTGGACGGCGCCGGCTACGCCGACTGCGATCTCCGGCTGCGGTGGACCGGCTCGGCGTGGAAGGTCAACGGGGTCGACGCCACCGAGCCCGTCGTCTGA
- a CDS encoding arylsulfatase → MTAEPVFRMADRPRAGAPNVIAIVLDDTGFAQLGCYGSDIATPHIDRLAADGLRYNRFHVTALCSPSRASFLTGRNHHAVGMGFLTDIPLDHPGYTGRIPRSAATLPRILRDAGYGTIAVGKWHLVPRFERTAAGPFSHWPLGLGFERYYGFLHGDANHYAPNLVRDNQFVDPPATPEQGYHLTEDLTDQAIRFLTDHRHAAPGKPFFLYYALGAMHSPHHVTPEWVEPYRGRFDQGWDEWRRQIFAKQVASGVVPDGTVLTPRPTWVAEWASLDADQRRMYARQQEVFAGFLTHTDAQIGRLLDHLDETGDAENTIVLLFSDNGASAEGGVDGSVNEHRFTAGIPESLADNLEHYDDWGGPETYTHYSWGWAWAGNTPFRLWKRYTWLGGTRTPLVVRWPAGIRGAGRVSDPIVHVNDVFPTLLDAIGRPAPEVVDGVAQQRIDGASFRDSFHDPAAPSPRDTQYFEMIGSRSIIHDTWKATTNHVSTGVHDEEQLLTGSRDLAQDHWALYDLTTDFSESTDVASDHPEVVAGLEQRWAEEAERNHVLPLYDKLVDRFGSLIWPVWPPGKDRTYLPGGSPISDEALPLLLGGFRLTADVEAGPDPAGVLAAIGDWNGGFALFVVDGLLTFSYSRAGELFEVTAAEPVPPGRSSLGVSIVPDRAIQLRHGDDTVVGELPFRGGLLPTVQHGGAGLRLGDDAGLPVSRRYRTPFPWNGRLHSVRLQAPAPVPVESTIDVRGALHAD, encoded by the coding sequence ATGACCGCAGAGCCCGTCTTCCGGATGGCCGACCGGCCGCGCGCCGGTGCGCCCAACGTGATCGCGATCGTGCTCGACGACACCGGGTTCGCCCAGCTCGGCTGCTACGGCTCGGACATCGCGACGCCGCACATCGACCGGCTCGCCGCCGACGGCCTGCGGTACAACCGCTTCCACGTCACCGCGCTGTGCTCGCCGTCGCGCGCGTCGTTCCTGACCGGACGCAACCACCACGCGGTCGGGATGGGGTTCCTCACCGACATCCCGCTGGACCACCCCGGCTACACCGGCCGGATCCCCCGCTCGGCGGCGACCCTGCCGCGCATCCTCCGCGACGCCGGCTACGGCACGATCGCGGTCGGCAAGTGGCACCTGGTGCCGCGGTTCGAGCGCACGGCGGCCGGCCCGTTCAGCCACTGGCCGCTCGGGCTGGGCTTCGAGCGCTACTACGGGTTCCTGCACGGCGACGCGAACCACTACGCGCCGAACCTGGTCCGGGACAACCAGTTCGTCGATCCCCCGGCCACGCCGGAGCAGGGTTACCACCTGACCGAGGACCTCACCGACCAGGCGATCCGGTTCCTGACCGACCACCGGCACGCCGCACCGGGCAAGCCGTTCTTCCTCTACTACGCGCTCGGCGCGATGCACTCACCGCACCACGTCACGCCGGAGTGGGTAGAGCCGTACCGGGGACGCTTCGACCAGGGCTGGGACGAGTGGCGCCGGCAGATCTTCGCCAAGCAGGTCGCCTCCGGTGTAGTACCGGACGGGACGGTCCTCACCCCGCGGCCGACCTGGGTCGCGGAGTGGGCGAGCCTCGACGCCGACCAGCGCCGGATGTACGCGCGGCAGCAGGAGGTCTTCGCCGGCTTCCTGACGCACACCGACGCGCAGATCGGGCGGCTGCTCGACCACCTGGACGAGACCGGCGATGCCGAGAACACGATCGTCCTGCTCTTCTCCGACAACGGGGCCAGCGCCGAGGGCGGCGTCGACGGCAGCGTCAACGAGCACCGCTTCACCGCGGGCATCCCGGAGTCCCTCGCCGACAACCTGGAGCATTACGACGACTGGGGCGGTCCGGAGACCTACACCCACTACTCGTGGGGCTGGGCGTGGGCGGGCAACACCCCGTTCCGGCTCTGGAAGCGGTACACCTGGCTGGGCGGGACCCGGACCCCGCTCGTCGTCCGCTGGCCCGCCGGGATCCGCGGCGCAGGCCGGGTCAGTGACCCGATCGTGCACGTCAACGACGTCTTCCCGACGCTGCTCGACGCGATCGGCCGTCCCGCGCCCGAGGTCGTCGACGGGGTCGCCCAGCAGCGGATCGACGGCGCCAGCTTCCGCGACAGCTTTCATGATCCGGCCGCACCGTCACCGCGCGACACCCAGTACTTCGAGATGATCGGCTCGCGCTCGATCATCCACGACACCTGGAAGGCGACGACGAACCACGTCTCCACCGGGGTCCACGACGAGGAGCAGCTGCTCACCGGCAGCCGGGACCTGGCGCAGGACCACTGGGCGCTCTACGACCTCACCACCGACTTCTCCGAATCCACCGACGTCGCCTCCGACCATCCGGAGGTGGTGGCCGGGCTGGAGCAGCGCTGGGCGGAGGAGGCGGAACGCAACCACGTGCTGCCGCTCTACGACAAACTCGTCGACCGGTTCGGCAGCCTGATCTGGCCGGTCTGGCCCCCGGGGAAGGACCGCACGTACCTGCCCGGCGGGAGTCCGATCAGCGACGAGGCACTGCCGCTCCTGCTCGGCGGCTTCCGGCTGACTGCCGACGTCGAGGCGGGCCCGGACCCGGCGGGCGTCCTGGCAGCGATCGGCGACTGGAACGGCGGGTTCGCGCTGTTCGTGGTCGACGGCCTGCTCACGTTCAGCTACTCCCGGGCCGGTGAGCTGTTCGAGGTCACCGCCGCGGAGCCCGTTCCCCCGGGGCGGTCGTCGCTCGGCGTCAGCATCGTGCCGGACCGCGCGATCCAGCTGCGGCACGGTGACGACACCGTGGTCGGCGAGCTGCCCTTCCGCGGTGGGCTGCTGCCGACCGTCCAGCACGGCGGCGCGGGTCTCCGTCTCGGCGACGACGCCGGGCTGCCGGTGTCCCGGCGCTACCGGACGCCGTTCCCGTGGAACGGCCGGCTGCACTCGGTGCGGCTCCAGGCACCGGCGCCCGTGCCGGTCGAGTCCACGATCGACGTCCGCGGCGCGCTGCACGCCGACTGA
- a CDS encoding bile acid:sodium symporter family protein: protein MTGAALLIVAILMVGLGLSLTIGDFRRVGQYRRTIAVALACQLLALPVVCFAIVTVLDLPPVSAMGLMLLSAAPGGPMAGVYSHLFGGDVAFNLTLAAINSVLSVVTLPIVTALAVQHFLGRRDGVGLHFSEVLTVMGVVLVPIALGMLVRAKAPRLAARAEPVFRVVAVVALVALIASGFGLYFDLLVESVGTVLPAAVLFATASLATGYLAGRLTRAPHRVAVAACMEIGFHNAAIAISIAAGLLNSFAMTIPPSIYGLTILVLAAVAGLLVRRLSRPASAGPASARPAPSPPAPNPEGPP from the coding sequence GTGACCGGAGCCGCCCTGCTCATCGTCGCGATTTTGATGGTCGGCCTCGGGCTGAGCCTCACGATCGGTGACTTCCGGCGGGTCGGACAGTACCGGCGCACGATCGCCGTTGCGCTCGCGTGCCAGTTGCTGGCGCTGCCCGTCGTCTGCTTCGCGATCGTCACGGTGCTGGACCTGCCGCCGGTGTCGGCGATGGGCTTGATGCTGCTGTCGGCCGCACCCGGCGGACCGATGGCGGGTGTCTACTCGCACCTGTTCGGCGGCGACGTGGCATTCAACCTCACGCTGGCGGCGATCAACTCGGTGCTCTCGGTCGTCACGCTGCCGATCGTCACCGCCCTGGCGGTTCAGCACTTCCTCGGCAGGCGCGACGGGGTCGGCCTCCACTTCTCCGAGGTGTTGACGGTGATGGGCGTGGTCCTGGTTCCGATCGCGCTGGGCATGCTGGTCCGGGCGAAGGCACCCCGCCTCGCGGCCCGCGCGGAGCCGGTGTTCCGCGTCGTCGCCGTGGTCGCGCTCGTGGCGCTCATCGCGTCGGGTTTCGGCCTCTACTTCGACCTGCTGGTGGAGTCGGTCGGCACCGTGTTACCCGCGGCCGTCCTGTTCGCCACGGCCAGCCTCGCCACCGGGTACCTCGCGGGCCGGCTGACCCGCGCGCCGCATCGTGTCGCGGTCGCGGCCTGCATGGAGATCGGCTTCCACAACGCGGCGATCGCGATCAGCATCGCGGCCGGCCTGCTCAACAGCTTCGCGATGACCATTCCCCCGTCGATCTACGGCTTGACGATCCTGGTCCTCGCCGCAGTCGCCGGTCTCCTCGTCCGCCGCCTGTCCCGGCCGGCATCAGCCGGGCCGGCATCAGCCCGGCCCGCGCCGAGTCCCCCTGCGCCGAACCCGGAAGGACCCCCATGA
- a CDS encoding helix-turn-helix domain-containing protein: MGTKEEILVAAERMFAEHGFEVSLREIGAAAGQRNNSAVQYHFGDKAGLVRALYEYRMTPLDRRRRELLGAIAATGRNDDLSALVDAYVTPLAEHLLAHRGASWYARFISRFVLSGRYRDWPFAGEHYAGMRQVFDLVAVRLPELTDERLRVANLHVVIVLADLEQRLDDEKFDAADAAAALAELRVTTRAVLTAV, encoded by the coding sequence ATGGGTACGAAGGAAGAGATCCTCGTCGCGGCCGAGCGGATGTTCGCCGAGCACGGGTTCGAGGTGTCTCTGCGCGAGATCGGGGCGGCGGCCGGCCAGCGCAACAACTCGGCCGTGCAGTACCACTTCGGCGACAAGGCCGGCTTGGTCCGAGCGCTGTACGAGTACCGGATGACCCCGCTCGACCGGCGCCGCCGCGAGCTCCTGGGAGCGATCGCCGCCACCGGCCGGAACGATGACCTGTCGGCGCTGGTCGACGCCTATGTGACGCCGCTCGCCGAGCACCTGCTCGCACATCGCGGCGCCAGCTGGTACGCCCGGTTCATCAGCCGGTTCGTCCTCTCCGGCCGCTACCGCGACTGGCCGTTCGCGGGAGAGCACTACGCGGGGATGCGGCAGGTGTTCGATCTGGTCGCGGTGCGCCTCCCCGAGCTCACCGACGAGCGGCTACGGGTGGCGAACCTGCACGTCGTGATCGTGCTGGCCGACCTCGAGCAGCGCCTCGACGACGAGAAGTTCGACGCCGCCGACGCTGCGGCGGCGCTCGCCGAACTCCGGGTCACGACCCGCGCGGTACTGACCGCGGTGTAG
- a CDS encoding GlxA family transcriptional regulator: MPRTRLRRVAVLVLEGAKPLDVGIPAQVFTTRASMPYEVRVCGVAPGLVTGGDGLSYHVADGLDALAWADIVFVPGYRVPDRTAPPPAVVDALIAAGDRGARLAAISTGAFALAATGLLDGRRATTHWHYTRALAAQYPLVRVDENVLFVDEGSVLTSAGAASGIDLCLHILRADLGVAVSNHAARRLVAAPYRSGGQAQYVPRSVPEPLGEQFAATREWALRHLGEPLTLDALARHAAVSPRTFSRRFVEDTGYTPMQWVMRARVDLARELLERSERSVEQIAADVGLGTGANLRLHFQRILGTTPSEYRRTFSRGE, from the coding sequence GTGCCACGAACTCGCCTCCGTCGGGTGGCCGTGCTCGTGCTGGAGGGGGCCAAGCCGCTCGACGTCGGCATCCCCGCGCAGGTGTTCACGACCCGGGCGAGCATGCCGTACGAGGTGCGGGTCTGCGGCGTCGCTCCGGGCCTGGTAACCGGGGGCGACGGACTGTCCTACCACGTCGCGGACGGCCTCGACGCGCTGGCGTGGGCCGACATCGTCTTCGTTCCCGGCTACCGCGTCCCGGATCGCACGGCCCCGCCGCCGGCCGTCGTCGACGCGCTGATCGCGGCCGGTGACCGGGGCGCCCGGCTCGCCGCGATCTCGACCGGTGCGTTCGCGCTGGCCGCCACCGGTCTGCTCGACGGCCGGCGCGCGACCACGCATTGGCATTACACGCGGGCCCTCGCCGCGCAGTACCCCCTCGTCCGGGTCGACGAAAACGTGCTCTTCGTCGACGAGGGCAGTGTGCTGACGTCGGCCGGTGCCGCCTCCGGCATCGACCTGTGCCTACACATCCTGCGCGCCGACCTCGGGGTGGCGGTGTCCAACCACGCCGCCCGGCGGCTCGTCGCGGCGCCCTACCGCAGCGGCGGCCAGGCGCAGTACGTCCCGCGCAGCGTGCCCGAGCCGCTCGGCGAGCAGTTCGCCGCCACCCGCGAGTGGGCGCTGCGCCACCTCGGCGAGCCACTGACCCTGGACGCGCTCGCCCGGCACGCGGCGGTGTCCCCGCGGACGTTCTCCCGGCGCTTCGTCGAGGACACCGGCTACACGCCGATGCAGTGGGTGATGCGGGCGCGTGTCGACCTCGCCCGTGAGCTGCTCGAGCGGTCGGAGCGCAGCGTCGAGCAGATCGCCGCCGACGTGGGGCTGGGCACCGGCGCGAACCTTCGGCTGCACTTCCAGCGCATCCTCGGCACCACACCGAGCGAGTACCGCCGGACCTTCTCCCGGGGCGAGTAG